One window of Thiomicrorhabdus lithotrophica genomic DNA carries:
- the queG gene encoding tRNA epoxyqueuosine(34) reductase QueG yields the protein MKNASINDNTQNITPESLSLLIKDWGKELGFADIGISDTDLSAYEAQHFNWIGENFHGEMEYMARHGTKRTRPNELEPGTISVISVRMNYFDNDAELATQQLHSPEKAYISRYALGKDYHKLIRKRLQALANKIAEVTDDFSYRAFADSAPVLERPIAEKAGLGFIGKNSLIIHPRAGSWFFLGEIYTNLALPVDKPFTKQGCGPCTACIQECPTQAIVDNAVIDARRCISYLTIEFKGSIPLELRPLMGNRIYGCDDCQLVCPWNKFTDPTHENAFKNQMDLDSATLVELWNWNENQFLKKLEGSPIRRIGFIQWNRNLAVSMGNVEASHAVLEQIINHLQTKLGKVDALVDEHIDWAINQLKSRMDLASQNIETEVTRPDNLMEKEKEKETEKEEHRAKNAIKPFIAKKYYLPK from the coding sequence ATGAAAAACGCCTCAATTAACGATAATACTCAAAATATCACCCCCGAATCTCTCTCTTTACTTATTAAAGACTGGGGGAAAGAGTTAGGCTTTGCTGACATTGGCATATCGGATACCGATCTATCAGCCTATGAGGCGCAACATTTTAACTGGATAGGGGAAAATTTTCACGGCGAAATGGAGTATATGGCTCGTCATGGAACAAAACGCACTCGACCCAATGAATTAGAACCCGGTACTATAAGCGTTATTAGCGTTCGAATGAACTATTTTGACAATGACGCCGAACTCGCCACCCAACAGTTACACTCACCTGAAAAAGCGTACATTTCACGTTATGCCCTTGGTAAAGATTATCACAAATTAATCCGTAAACGCTTGCAAGCCTTGGCAAATAAAATTGCTGAAGTCACCGATGACTTTAGTTATCGCGCTTTTGCAGATAGTGCTCCAGTACTAGAACGTCCTATTGCTGAAAAGGCAGGCTTGGGATTTATTGGCAAAAATAGTCTAATCATTCACCCTCGTGCAGGCTCTTGGTTTTTTCTAGGTGAAATCTACACAAACCTAGCGCTACCTGTTGATAAACCTTTTACCAAACAAGGCTGTGGCCCTTGTACCGCCTGCATTCAAGAGTGTCCAACTCAAGCAATTGTAGATAATGCCGTTATTGATGCTCGACGTTGCATTTCCTACTTAACCATTGAGTTTAAAGGTTCAATTCCTCTTGAGCTTCGTCCATTAATGGGGAATCGAATTTATGGTTGTGATGACTGCCAACTTGTTTGTCCTTGGAATAAATTTACTGACCCTACTCATGAAAATGCGTTTAAAAACCAAATGGATTTAGATTCTGCTACTTTAGTCGAGCTATGGAATTGGAATGAAAACCAGTTTTTAAAAAAATTAGAAGGCTCGCCTATAAGGCGGATTGGCTTTATCCAGTGGAATCGTAATCTAGCGGTTTCAATGGGTAACGTTGAAGCTAGTCATGCGGTATTGGAGCAAATCATCAATCATTTGCAAACAAAACTTGGAAAGGTTGATGCACTTGTAGACGAGCATATAGACTGGGCAATTAATCAGCTAAAAAGCAGAATGGATTTAGCTTCACAAAACATAGAAACAGAAGTTACCAGGCCTGATAACCTTATGGAAAAAGAAAAAGAAAAAGAAACTGAGAAAGAAGAGCACAGAGCCAAAAACGCAATAAAGCCCTTTATTGCCAAGAAATATTACTTACCTAAATAG
- a CDS encoding anti-phage deoxyguanosine triphosphatase, whose translation MDSIETQQWTQRYSDFLQSLPSRPARIVYQRDRARVIHSASFRRLQAKTQIFGLSESDFYRTRLTHSMEVAQIGSGLVEQLITVGTNEQGVDAAYMEWLPSFYLIEAICLAHDLGHPPFGHGGEVALNYMMRHYGGFEGNAQTLRILAKLGEYTPNNGLDLSRRTALGVMKYPAIYNDVIAANTTYLAQLQEPQVDDFRTLKMNRWSPPKSLYLEEKELFDWVLAPFSPADKLRFMQLVDCKECHRQTQYKALDTTIMELADDIAYGIHDLEDAVAMKMVARDLWQTEVMENPVFKEYALWDDEMTKLLFSDSSKGRKHAVSKMVGIMVESIYMDENTDFEHPLLRYQARLQEGETAVLELLKSFVFKNVITIPEVKQMEFKGQLIVLELFKSLRANPGALLPSGSYEKYKKAENEQAQQRVIADYIAGMTNTYASRLYAKLFTPTQGSIFDRL comes from the coding sequence ATGGATTCCATCGAAACCCAACAGTGGACGCAAAGATATTCTGACTTTTTGCAATCTCTACCTTCAAGACCTGCACGTATAGTTTATCAACGTGATAGGGCGAGAGTAATTCACTCAGCTTCATTTAGACGTTTACAAGCTAAAACACAGATTTTTGGTTTAAGTGAGTCGGATTTTTACCGAACCCGTTTAACGCACTCTATGGAAGTTGCGCAGATTGGGTCAGGCCTGGTAGAACAGTTGATTACGGTTGGTACAAATGAGCAGGGTGTTGATGCGGCCTACATGGAATGGTTGCCTTCATTTTATCTCATAGAGGCAATTTGTTTAGCACATGACTTAGGACATCCACCATTTGGTCATGGTGGCGAGGTAGCTTTAAATTATATGATGCGACATTACGGTGGATTTGAGGGTAATGCGCAGACATTGAGAATCTTAGCCAAGCTAGGAGAATATACGCCTAATAACGGTTTAGATTTGTCCCGCAGAACGGCCTTGGGGGTGATGAAATACCCTGCAATTTACAATGATGTTATTGCCGCTAATACAACCTATTTAGCTCAACTTCAAGAACCTCAAGTGGATGATTTTAGAACCTTGAAGATGAATCGCTGGTCTCCACCAAAGAGTTTATATCTTGAAGAGAAAGAGTTGTTTGATTGGGTCTTAGCGCCATTTTCACCAGCAGATAAATTACGCTTTATGCAGTTGGTTGACTGTAAGGAGTGTCATCGTCAAACACAGTACAAAGCATTAGACACAACCATTATGGAGTTGGCTGATGATATTGCCTATGGTATTCATGATTTGGAAGATGCCGTTGCAATGAAAATGGTTGCTCGGGATTTATGGCAAACAGAGGTGATGGAAAACCCAGTGTTCAAAGAGTACGCACTTTGGGATGATGAAATGACGAAGCTTTTATTTAGCGATTCATCAAAAGGACGTAAACACGCTGTGAGTAAAATGGTGGGTATTATGGTCGAATCCATTTATATGGATGAAAATACCGATTTTGAACACCCTTTATTACGTTATCAAGCGCGCCTTCAAGAAGGTGAAACTGCTGTATTAGAGCTGTTGAAAAGTTTTGTATTTAAAAATGTCATTACTATTCCTGAAGTGAAACAAATGGAATTTAAAGGCCAGTTGATTGTTCTTGAGCTGTTTAAGTCTTTAAGAGCCAATCCAGGTGCTTTGTTACCTTCAGGCTCTTATGAGAAATATAAAAAAGCCGAAAATGAACAAGCTCAGCAACGAGTCATTGCTGACTATATAGCAGGAATGACAAATACCTATGCTTCAAGGCTTTACGCTAAGCTATTTACGCCAACGCAAGGTTCAATATTTGATCGTTTGTAA